Genomic window (Nitrospirota bacterium):
GCGCCCATGGACGCCTACAGGCTGGTGAAAGAGCTCAAAGCCGCCGTGCGCGCGCCGGTCCATCTGCACAGCCACGACACCTCCGGCATGGGCTCCATGGCCGCGCTGATGGCCGTGCTGGGCGGACTCGACATGCTGGACACGGCCATCTCGCCCCTAGCGGGCGGGGCGTCCCACCCGCCGACGGAATCGATGGTCGCGGCGCTGCGGCACACGCCCTACGATACGGGGCTGGATTTGCGGCAGTTCGAGCCCATCTCGGAGCACTTCCGCACCGTCCGGCGCAAGTATCAGCAGTTCGAAAGCGACTTCACCGGCGTGGACGCGGAAATCCTGACCTCGCAGATTCCCGGCGGCATGCTCTCCAACCTGGCGGCCCAGCTCGCGCAGCAAAACGCGATCGACAAGATGCGGCAGGTGCTGGAAGAAGTCCCCCGCGTCCGGCAGGACATGGGCTACCCGCCGCTGGTCACCCCCAGCAGCCAGATCGTCGGCACCCAGGCCACGCTGAACGTGCTGACCGGCGAACGGTACAAAGTCATCACCACCGAGACCAAGAATTACTTCCTGGGGCTCTACGGACAGCCGCCCGGCCCCGTCTCCCCCGACGTCCAGGCCCGCGCCATCGGCACCGAGGAGCCGATCACGAGCCGGCCGGCCGACCGGCTGGAGCCGGAACTCGAGGCGGCCAGGCGGGACTCGACCGGCAAGGCGACCTCCGAGGAAGACGTGCTGTCCTTTGCCCTCTTCCCGACCATCGCGCGGGAGTTCTTCGAGGCCAGGGAGAAAGGCGATCTCAAGCCGGAGCAACTGGAGACCCCGCCGGAGAAGGGCCCGGCGGTGGCGCACGAACTGCACCTGGCGCCGGTGGAGTTCAACCTCACCGTGCACGGCGAGACCTTCCACATCCAGGTGTCCGGCTCCGGCCGCAAGAGCGACGGACGGAAACCCTACTACATCCGGGTGAACGACAAGCTCGAAGAAGTCCACTTGGAACCGATCCAGGAAGTGCTGGCCGGCGTGCCGGAAGCGCCGGACCAGGGCAAGACCGGCAAACCCAGACGGCCCAAGCCGACCAAGCCGGGCGATATCAGCTCCCCCATGCCGGGCCGCGTGGTGAAGGTCCTGGTGGCCAAGGGCGACCGGGTCGCAGCCGGCGATCCGGTGCTGATCATCGAGGCGATGAAAATGGAAAGCCGGGTGCCGGCCCCGGTCGGCGGAACCGTGGCCACGCTCTACGTCAAGGACGGGGACGACGTCAAAACCGACGAGACGTTGATTCAACTGGAGTAGTGGCCTCGGATTCTCCATGAACTCCTACTGCGGCGGCCGATCCTCTCGGTCGGCGCGGCTTTTCTCGCTCGATCTCCTTGACGTACCGCAAGGGTACGCCTGCGGCGGCCTCGCTTGCGAGAAGCCACGGCGGCCTTCGGTCTCAACCACCTCGTGACGGAGTCCATGAAGAAACCGAGGCCCACGTGAAGACGGCTCTCGCTCCTTGTTGCTCCCTCGTGTTTCTTCTCCTTCCCCTGCTCGTGACCGCCTGCATGACCGTCCCGGACATCCCCCCCTGGTTCGACTCGTTCCAGCGGCGCTCCGTCAAGACCGTCACGGTCCAGGGCCACCGCACCGCCTACCTGGACGAGGGCCAGGGGCCTCCCGTCATCCTCGTCCATGGGTTCGGCGGGTCGATGTGGCAATGGGAGTACCAGCAAGAGGCCTTCGCCGGGAGCCACCGGCTCATCACGCTGGACCTGCTCGGGTCCGGCCTCTCCGACAAACCGGATCAAGCCTACGGCCCCGATGACATGGTGGGCTTCTTCACCGCCTTCATGGATGCGCTGGACCTCCCCCGCGCCTCGCTCGTCGGCAACTCGATGGGTGGAGGGCTGGTCATCGGCATGGCCCTGGCCCATCCGGAGCGGGTGGACCGGCTCGTGCTGATCAGCGGACTGCCGGATCACGTGCGGGAGAAACTCACCGGGCGCCTGATCAAACAGGCGCTCGAGACAAGCGCCCCGGTCTGGCTCATCCGACTGGGCAATTGGCTGCTCGGCCGCGGCGTGACGGAAGCGGTGCTCCAGGAAATCGTCTACGACCACAGCCGGCTCACGCCGGCGGTCCTCGACCGGGCCTACCGCAACCGCCGACGACCGGGACTCATCCCGCCCCTCATGGCCCAGGCCAGAGCCTTGCCCCTGTGGGAAGAGGGGTTTGCCACACACCTGCGCGACATCGGCCGCCCCACCCTCATCATCTGGGGGGCGGAGGACGAGGTCTTTCCCCCGCAGGTCGGCCGGGACATGGCATCCGTCATCCCCAGCTCGACCTTCGAGCTCCTCCCTAAGGCCGGCCACATTCCCCAATGGGAGCGGCCCGACCTGGTCAATCCCCTCCTGCTCCGGTTCCTCCAATAAAAAACGACAAGACAACGGGACCGCCTTGCGCTATGCTTACCCGGCCTATGGGCAGACAGTGCAAGACAGGGGTGATGATTTATGAGAGGGACAACATGACCAGAGTCCAGCGGATACAGATGTTCAGCTTGTGTGCGGCGTTGCTCGGCATCGGCCTGGCCGGCTGCGCCATGACCGGAAACGGCCAGAGGGGCTTTGCCTATCAGGATTTCCCCGTCGCCAAAGGCAGCGCGACGGCGGGAGAGGGACAGACGGTCACGTTCAAGGGCACCCCCCTGGCGCTGGCCGGGCCGGGGATCAAGGTGGGCGACTCCCTTCGTGCGGTCCAGGTGGCCAAGACCGACCTCAGCCTGACCGGTATCGCCGAAGGAAAAGGCAAAGTCCGGATCATCAGCATCGTCCCCTCGCTGGACACCAAGGTCTGCGAGCAGCAGACCCACTACTTGAGCGAACAGAACGACGGATTGGACAAAAGCGTGGAGCTGATCACGGTCAGCGTGGACACCCCCTTCGCCCAGAAACGCTTCGCCGAGGAAGCCAAGATCAAGAATGTGACCTTTTTGTCCGATTACCGAGGAGGGGACTTTGGCAAAGCCTACGGCCTCCTGGTCGCGGGTCCCCACATCCTGGCCCGCACCGTCATGGTGGTGGACAAGGACAACGTGATCCGGTACCTGCAGATCACGCCGGAGCTGGCCCAGATGCCGGACATGGACGCGGCGTTCAAAGCGGCCCGATCATTAGAGAAGAGCTAATGGCTTATAGCTTATGGCCTGAACGACTCTTGCCATAGGCCATTGGCCATATGCTCTTCATGCTCGTGGCTTCTAGAGGTTGAGTATGGCCCAATATGACCTGATCGTCATCGGCAGCGGACCGGCCGGCCAGAAGGCCGCCATCCAGGCGGCCAAGCTGCGCAAGCGCGTCGCGATTATCGAGAAACACTCGGCCGTCGGCGGCGCCTCCGTCAATACCGGCACCCTCCCCAGCAAGACTCTCAAGGACGCGATCTACTACCTGCACGGGTTCAAGCT
Coding sequences:
- the oadA gene encoding oxaloacetate decarboxylase subunit alpha, with product MAKIPKKKPAPSKTSHLRSVPKTAAKAPTRATSLTDLPLLAARGKPLLLTEVALRDGHQCLLATRMRTEDMLPIAQSLDAVGYWSLEVWGGATFDTCLRFLKEDPWERLRALKQAMPRTRLQMLLRGQNIVGYRHYADDVLGKFVERSAANGIDVFRIFDALNDVRNMEQAIREVKANGKHVEAAICYTVSPVHTLEGFVEMGKRLEDLGTDTLCIKDMAGLLAPMDAYRLVKELKAAVRAPVHLHSHDTSGMGSMAALMAVLGGLDMLDTAISPLAGGASHPPTESMVAALRHTPYDTGLDLRQFEPISEHFRTVRRKYQQFESDFTGVDAEILTSQIPGGMLSNLAAQLAQQNAIDKMRQVLEEVPRVRQDMGYPPLVTPSSQIVGTQATLNVLTGERYKVITTETKNYFLGLYGQPPGPVSPDVQARAIGTEEPITSRPADRLEPELEAARRDSTGKATSEEDVLSFALFPTIAREFFEAREKGDLKPEQLETPPEKGPAVAHELHLAPVEFNLTVHGETFHIQVSGSGRKSDGRKPYYIRVNDKLEEVHLEPIQEVLAGVPEAPDQGKTGKPRRPKPTKPGDISSPMPGRVVKVLVAKGDRVAAGDPVLIIEAMKMESRVPAPVGGTVATLYVKDGDDVKTDETLIQLE
- a CDS encoding alpha/beta fold hydrolase — protein: MFLLLPLLVTACMTVPDIPPWFDSFQRRSVKTVTVQGHRTAYLDEGQGPPVILVHGFGGSMWQWEYQQEAFAGSHRLITLDLLGSGLSDKPDQAYGPDDMVGFFTAFMDALDLPRASLVGNSMGGGLVIGMALAHPERVDRLVLISGLPDHVREKLTGRLIKQALETSAPVWLIRLGNWLLGRGVTEAVLQEIVYDHSRLTPAVLDRAYRNRRRPGLIPPLMAQARALPLWEEGFATHLRDIGRPTLIIWGAEDEVFPPQVGRDMASVIPSSTFELLPKAGHIPQWERPDLVNPLLLRFLQ
- a CDS encoding thiol peroxidase, with translation MTRVQRIQMFSLCAALLGIGLAGCAMTGNGQRGFAYQDFPVAKGSATAGEGQTVTFKGTPLALAGPGIKVGDSLRAVQVAKTDLSLTGIAEGKGKVRIISIVPSLDTKVCEQQTHYLSEQNDGLDKSVELITVSVDTPFAQKRFAEEAKIKNVTFLSDYRGGDFGKAYGLLVAGPHILARTVMVVDKDNVIRYLQITPELAQMPDMDAAFKAARSLEKS